One genomic segment of Nonomuraea coxensis DSM 45129 includes these proteins:
- a CDS encoding FtsX-like permease family protein: MRIPLLARAHAGALVVLFVLTALACLLVSGLPRATQAAFDRALQRALTTAPAVRTDLTVAGESRSPREDLHEPAAFAERERRWRALLPAALRPLVAPAGHMSAKTSLTPVTGTGGNTYINLGWLSDADRRVDWVAGRAPGAPSTTRFQGKPIPLFEVGVVEEALDQMNLRVGDTRTLGESDYAAVRIVGVFRAKDPADRYWTHNTDILHVTKLQPPGKLDFEFHTTTLISDAALTALSGESRNLTYRWVLPLNGRTASALAVPGIEAGVTEFERVLSLQATASTPYRLETGLPKTLGDFTAALATAQTVMYLVLAGLLAVALGVIVLGVRLLTDRLDRALALARARGGSLRQVAGTGAALTATAVVPAALAGYALAFLVPGPVLPLAHLGPAFVLVAGVGFGAARVALAHRTPLHERRDDVAAARPSARRITVEALVVVLALAGAYLLRARGLSAEAGLDPFLLLVPIALTLAAALVTVRCYPYPLRLLVRLAARGRSAVPFLGLTRAARARAAGGLPVLILLPALAVSVFAAVISDGITGTQRLASWQQVGAPITITSTIEIPAATIDRIRATPGVEQVVTAQTARVQLGYSSERAEAIAVDVAQWRRLLAGAPIGLPELPAGPSALVSPELRDRGTLDVGWQTRIKAKVAGAIDAVPGFASSGKFVVLPLNVLTRPAVNLLLIKGDVAPAELARLVPSATVASRAEALAAIQDDPLTGAVLTTLVVVTGALALYALLAVILSLVVGAADRARAVAFLRTLGLSDRQAQRLTMLEVLPMVLVTALVGFGLGLALPAALGPGVDLSAYAGDLPVGGYSPDLLTPGALAAGLALVAVLGAYAHTALDRRRGLGAALRAGDLS; this comes from the coding sequence GTGAGGATCCCGCTGCTGGCCCGGGCGCACGCGGGCGCGCTCGTCGTGCTCTTCGTGCTGACCGCGCTCGCCTGCCTGCTGGTGTCGGGGCTGCCCCGGGCCACGCAGGCGGCCTTCGACCGGGCGCTGCAACGCGCGCTGACCACCGCGCCCGCGGTGCGTACGGACCTGACGGTGGCGGGCGAGTCCCGCTCGCCCCGCGAGGACCTGCACGAGCCCGCCGCGTTCGCCGAGCGCGAGCGGCGCTGGCGGGCGCTGCTGCCCGCCGCGCTGCGGCCCCTGGTCGCCCCCGCCGGGCACATGAGCGCCAAGACCAGCCTCACGCCCGTCACCGGGACCGGCGGGAACACCTACATCAACCTGGGCTGGCTGTCCGACGCCGACCGGCGGGTGGACTGGGTGGCGGGCCGCGCGCCCGGCGCGCCCTCCACCACGCGCTTCCAGGGGAAGCCGATCCCCCTGTTCGAGGTGGGCGTCGTCGAAGAGGCCCTGGATCAGATGAACCTGCGCGTCGGCGACACCCGCACGCTCGGCGAGAGCGACTACGCCGCCGTGCGGATCGTCGGCGTCTTCCGCGCCAAGGACCCCGCCGACCGCTACTGGACCCACAACACCGACATCCTGCACGTCACGAAGCTGCAGCCGCCCGGCAAGCTGGACTTCGAGTTCCACACCACGACCCTCATCTCGGACGCCGCGCTCACCGCGCTGAGCGGCGAGTCCCGCAACCTGACCTACCGCTGGGTGCTGCCGCTGAACGGGCGGACCGCGAGCGCGCTCGCCGTGCCCGGCATCGAGGCGGGCGTCACCGAGTTCGAACGCGTGCTGAGCCTCCAGGCCACGGCGTCCACCCCCTACCGGCTGGAGACCGGGCTGCCCAAGACGCTCGGCGACTTCACGGCGGCGCTGGCCACCGCGCAGACCGTCATGTACCTGGTGCTCGCCGGGCTGCTCGCGGTCGCGCTCGGCGTGATCGTGCTCGGCGTGCGGCTGCTCACCGACCGTCTGGACCGGGCGCTCGCGCTCGCCCGCGCCCGTGGCGGCTCGCTGCGGCAGGTGGCGGGAACGGGCGCGGCGCTCACCGCGACGGCGGTCGTCCCCGCCGCGCTCGCCGGGTACGCCCTCGCCTTCCTCGTCCCCGGCCCCGTGCTGCCGCTCGCGCATCTCGGACCGGCGTTCGTGCTGGTCGCGGGCGTGGGATTCGGGGCGGCGCGGGTGGCGCTCGCCCACCGGACGCCGCTGCACGAGCGGCGCGACGACGTGGCGGCCGCCCGGCCCTCCGCGCGGCGGATCACGGTGGAGGCGCTGGTCGTGGTGCTCGCGCTGGCGGGGGCGTACCTGCTGCGGGCGCGCGGGCTGTCGGCGGAGGCAGGGCTGGACCCGTTCCTGCTGCTGGTGCCGATCGCGCTGACGCTGGCGGCGGCGCTGGTCACGGTGCGGTGCTACCCGTACCCGCTGCGGCTGCTCGTCCGGCTCGCCGCGCGCGGGAGGTCGGCGGTGCCGTTCCTGGGGCTGACCCGGGCGGCGCGGGCCCGCGCGGCCGGCGGGCTGCCGGTGCTGATCCTGCTGCCCGCGCTCGCCGTGTCGGTGTTCGCGGCGGTGATCTCGGACGGCATCACCGGGACCCAGCGGCTGGCGTCCTGGCAGCAGGTGGGCGCGCCCATCACGATCACCTCGACGATCGAGATCCCGGCCGCGACGATCGACCGGATCCGCGCGACGCCGGGCGTCGAACAGGTCGTGACCGCCCAGACCGCGCGGGTGCAGCTCGGCTACTCCAGCGAGCGCGCCGAAGCCATCGCCGTGGACGTCGCCCAGTGGCGGCGGCTGCTCGCCGGCGCGCCCATCGGCCTGCCCGAGCTGCCCGCGGGACCGTCCGCGCTGGTCTCGCCCGAGCTGCGGGACCGCGGGACGCTCGACGTCGGCTGGCAGACGCGGATCAAGGCCAAGGTGGCGGGCGCGATCGACGCGGTGCCCGGCTTCGCGTCCAGCGGGAAGTTCGTCGTCCTGCCGCTGAACGTGCTGACCCGGCCGGCCGTCAACCTGCTGCTGATCAAGGGCGACGTCGCGCCGGCCGAGCTGGCCCGGCTGGTCCCGTCGGCCACCGTCGCGTCCCGGGCGGAGGCGCTGGCCGCCATCCAGGACGATCCGCTCACCGGCGCGGTCCTGACGACGCTGGTCGTGGTGACCGGGGCGCTGGCGCTCTACGCGCTCCTGGCGGTGATCCTGTCGCTGGTCGTGGGGGCCGCCGACCGGGCGAGGGCGGTGGCGTTCCTGCGTACGCTCGGGCTCTCGGACCGGCAGGCTCAGCGGCTCACCATGCTGGAGGTGCTGCCGATGGTGCTGGTGACGGCGCTCGTCGGGTTCGGGCTGGGGCTGGCGCTGCCGGCCGCGCTCGGCCCCGGCGTCGACCTGTCCGCGTACGCCGGGGACCTGCCCGTCGGCGGCTACTCCCCCGACCTGCTCACGCCGGGCGCGCTGGCGGCCGGGCTGGCCCTGGTCGCGGTGCTCGGCGCGTACGCGCACACCGCGCTCGACCGGCGGCGCGGCCTCGGCGCCGCGCTGCGCGCCGGAGACCTCTCATGA
- a CDS encoding FtsX-like permease family protein, producing the protein MRGPLVVKRAFSEPLLLLAAFGAILLATTTLVALTMYASSIADAGVRRTMETASFRQTAAVISAPVTGETFPTYDRAVRDELTRAYGAAPAIGTSFRSDSYVMPGQDGEPQPELIRFGSYDGLDRHARLVSGSWPRPGGPAVEAALSLPAASAAGFEVGREFTTKGRLDPRPVTVRVVGVFQLTDPAGERWANEPLLTRGVERGDFTTYGPLMIPRETFLDRFATSVNATWTAEPDLGALTPERLRPLADALGQVGERLKEGGCPSCVASGRLPEILTQLDTASLVARSTMLIPVLQLLLLAAYALMLTARLLAEHRRMEVALLRSRGAGTGRLAALAGGEALLVALPCAVVAPFLGPPLLALVGELPWIRSTGVRLAPSADLGTFLVSSAVALAAAVLLALPALAGARRTYVEEQSARGRGGGRGLVERAGADLALLVVAGLAIWQLRRYGAPVTTTAGGGLGIDPLIISGPALALLTGGMLGLRLVPRVSRLAARLTSRRRTLAPALGAWQVSRRPLTYAGPALLLTMAIAIGVVSLATAATWRTSQLDQARHQAGADLRLSGPPDGPELGALGRGTAFAALPGVTAHSPAFRGQSEVSGESALLLGLDAARLGELFHLRADLSEQSVARLSRALAGQRAGGLALPGEPATLTVRAEADAALPARLVLSDALGVWRDLPLGPLRAGGNQVELDLRELAGRSGKISYPLTLRGLIAGASREEATVKVTGISADGREVPAAALSVAATDRPAAAAYGPGAAPGPLPVVLTADLAASLKLDVGQTGPASIDRRVLQVTVVGVVDSMPTAAAGQKALLADWGTLQAYELGAAQPPRPATEWWLAAADPAPARAVLREQPGWDVSVVDERELAARLRDDPLASGLQGALMLGFGAALVFAALGFLVNAAVAARERRAEFAVLRALGTSSRQMFGLLAVEQAFVVGLSLAAGTGLAVAVGALVVPHIVLTGQASAVTPGVLLEIPWGATGLMLALVAAVLFAIVAGLARRLRRGQILEDR; encoded by the coding sequence ATGCGGGGGCCGCTGGTCGTCAAGCGCGCGTTCAGCGAGCCGCTGCTCCTGCTGGCCGCGTTCGGGGCGATCCTGCTGGCCACCACCACGCTGGTGGCGCTGACGATGTACGCCTCCTCCATCGCCGACGCGGGCGTCCGCCGGACGATGGAGACCGCCTCGTTCCGCCAGACCGCCGCCGTCATCAGCGCCCCCGTCACCGGGGAGACCTTCCCCACCTACGACCGCGCGGTCCGCGACGAGCTCACCCGCGCCTACGGCGCCGCCCCGGCGATCGGCACCAGCTTCCGCTCCGACTCCTACGTCATGCCGGGCCAGGACGGCGAGCCGCAGCCCGAGCTGATCAGGTTCGGCAGCTACGACGGGCTCGACCGGCACGCGAGGCTCGTCTCGGGAAGCTGGCCGCGTCCCGGCGGCCCGGCCGTCGAGGCGGCCCTCTCGCTGCCCGCCGCCTCGGCCGCCGGCTTCGAGGTCGGCCGCGAGTTCACCACCAAGGGCCGGCTCGACCCGCGCCCGGTCACCGTGCGGGTGGTCGGCGTCTTCCAGCTCACTGACCCCGCGGGCGAGCGCTGGGCGAACGAGCCGCTGCTCACCCGGGGCGTCGAGCGCGGCGACTTCACCACGTACGGCCCGCTGATGATCCCCCGCGAGACCTTCCTCGACCGTTTCGCCACGAGCGTCAACGCCACCTGGACCGCCGAGCCCGACCTCGGCGCGCTCACGCCGGAGCGGCTGCGCCCGCTGGCGGACGCGCTCGGCCAGGTCGGCGAGCGGCTCAAGGAGGGCGGCTGCCCGAGCTGCGTGGCGTCGGGACGGCTGCCCGAGATCCTCACCCAGCTCGACACGGCGTCCCTGGTGGCGCGCTCGACGATGCTGATCCCGGTGCTGCAGCTGCTGTTGCTGGCGGCGTACGCGCTGATGCTCACGGCCCGGCTGCTGGCCGAGCACCGGCGCATGGAGGTGGCGCTGCTGCGCTCGCGCGGCGCGGGCACCGGCCGGCTGGCCGCGCTGGCCGGTGGCGAGGCGCTGCTGGTGGCGCTGCCGTGCGCGGTCGTCGCGCCGTTCCTCGGGCCGCCGCTGCTGGCGCTGGTCGGCGAGCTGCCGTGGATCAGGTCCACGGGCGTCCGGCTCGCGCCGTCGGCCGATCTGGGCACGTTCCTGGTCTCCTCGGCGGTGGCGCTGGCCGCGGCCGTGCTGCTGGCGCTGCCGGCGCTGGCAGGAGCGCGGCGCACGTACGTGGAGGAGCAGTCGGCGCGCGGGCGCGGCGGCGGGCGTGGGCTGGTCGAGCGGGCGGGCGCGGACCTCGCGCTGCTGGTGGTGGCCGGTCTCGCGATCTGGCAGCTCCGCCGCTACGGCGCGCCGGTCACCACGACCGCGGGCGGCGGGCTCGGCATCGACCCGCTGATCATCTCCGGGCCCGCGCTGGCCCTGCTCACCGGCGGCATGCTGGGCCTGCGGCTGGTGCCGCGGGTGTCGCGGCTCGCGGCCCGGCTCACCTCGCGGCGGCGGACGCTGGCCCCCGCGCTGGGAGCCTGGCAGGTGAGCAGGCGGCCGCTCACGTACGCGGGGCCCGCGCTGCTGCTCACCATGGCGATCGCCATCGGCGTGGTCTCGCTGGCCACCGCGGCGACCTGGCGGACCTCCCAGCTCGACCAAGCCCGCCACCAGGCGGGGGCGGACCTGCGGCTGTCCGGGCCGCCGGACGGGCCGGAGCTGGGCGCGCTCGGGCGCGGCACGGCGTTCGCGGCACTGCCCGGCGTCACCGCCCACTCCCCCGCCTTCCGCGGGCAGAGCGAGGTCAGCGGCGAGAGCGCGCTGCTGCTCGGCCTCGACGCGGCCCGGCTCGGCGAGCTGTTCCACCTGCGGGCCGACCTGTCCGAGCAGAGCGTGGCCCGGTTGTCCCGCGCCCTCGCCGGGCAGCGGGCGGGCGGGCTGGCGCTGCCCGGCGAGCCCGCCACGCTGACCGTGCGGGCCGAGGCGGACGCCGCGCTGCCGGCCAGGCTGGTGCTCTCCGACGCGCTCGGCGTGTGGCGGGACCTGCCGCTCGGCCCGCTGCGCGCCGGCGGCAACCAGGTGGAGCTCGACCTGCGCGAGCTGGCCGGGCGGTCAGGGAAGATCAGCTACCCGCTGACGCTGCGCGGCCTGATCGCGGGCGCGTCCCGCGAGGAGGCCACGGTGAAGGTGACCGGGATCAGCGCGGACGGCCGCGAGGTGCCCGCCGCCGCGCTGTCGGTGGCCGCGACCGACCGGCCGGCCGCCGCGGCCTACGGCCCGGGCGCCGCGCCGGGGCCGCTGCCGGTGGTGCTCACCGCCGACCTCGCCGCCTCGCTCAAGCTGGACGTCGGGCAGACCGGGCCGGCCAGCATCGACCGGCGGGTGCTCCAGGTCACGGTGGTGGGCGTGGTGGACAGCATGCCGACGGCCGCGGCCGGGCAGAAGGCGCTGCTGGCCGACTGGGGGACGTTGCAGGCGTACGAGCTGGGCGCGGCGCAGCCGCCGAGACCGGCCACCGAGTGGTGGCTGGCCGCCGCCGACCCCGCGCCCGCCCGCGCTGTGCTGCGCGAGCAGCCCGGCTGGGACGTCAGCGTCGTCGACGAGCGCGAGCTCGCGGCGCGGCTGCGCGACGACCCGCTCGCGAGCGGGCTGCAGGGGGCGCTGATGCTGGGCTTCGGCGCGGCCCTCGTGTTCGCCGCGCTCGGCTTCCTGGTGAACGCGGCCGTCGCGGCGCGCGAGCGGAGGGCCGAGTTCGCCGTGTTGCGGGCGCTCGGCACCAGCTCGCGGCAGATGTTCGGGCTGCTGGCCGTGGAGCAGGCGTTCGTCGTCGGGCTGTCGCTGGCCGCCGGCACGGGGCTCGCCGTGGCCGTCGGAGCGCTGGTGGTGCCGCACATCGTGCTGACCGGGCAGGCCTCGGCCGTCACGCCCGGCGTGCTGCTGGAGATCCCGTGGGGCGCCACGGGCCTGATGCTGGCGCTGGTGGCGGCGGTGCTGTTCGCCATCGTCGCCGGGCTGGCGCGGCGCCTGCGGCGCGGGCAGATCCTGGAGGACCGGTGA
- the rpsT gene encoding 30S ribosomal protein S20: protein MANIKSQIKRNKQNEKARLRNKAVKSSLKTAVRKFREAAEQGDVEQAAALQRVAARQLDKAVSKGVIHKNQAANRKSAIARQAAALAAK, encoded by the coding sequence GTGGCGAACATCAAGTCCCAGATCAAGCGCAACAAGCAGAACGAGAAGGCTCGTCTGCGCAACAAGGCGGTCAAGTCCTCTCTGAAGACGGCCGTCCGCAAGTTCCGCGAGGCCGCCGAGCAGGGCGACGTGGAGCAGGCCGCCGCGCTGCAGCGGGTGGCCGCCCGCCAGCTCGACAAGGCCGTCAGCAAGGGCGTCATCCACAAGAACCAGGCCGCCAACCGCAAGTCGGCCATCGCCAGGCAGGCCGCCGCTCTGGCCGCCAAGTAA
- a CDS encoding glycoside hydrolase family 18 protein has product MITRTVIRRGLRLLALALVVVVAPAGLLAAALRVQFTGAPAAWAKSTGDDALWLGHMWVDGRRGEADVERLARRLGATGIKDVYVHSGPFAEDGRLDPAKYPNARNFVQWMHKYLPNVRVSAWLGQSVENALDLDDPTSRDNVLAGVAAVMKQGYDGVHYNFEPVGDGDTEFLDLLDRTRRHTGLLSTSVPQIEPYPGLRLTARAVLGHDKYWSPGFFQQVAARVDQVAVMTYDSGTPARSLYGGHVARQAELALDLTPAGTHLLIGAPAYHDHGLPWLDAAESVAAAAEGARLALTGHGPRERFGLALYVDFAATEEDWREYMTGWMAVHS; this is encoded by the coding sequence ATGATTACCCGGACCGTCATCCGCCGCGGCCTGCGCCTGCTCGCGCTGGCCTTGGTCGTCGTGGTCGCGCCGGCCGGCCTGCTCGCCGCCGCGCTCCGCGTCCAGTTTACCGGTGCCCCGGCCGCGTGGGCGAAGAGCACGGGAGACGACGCCCTGTGGCTGGGACACATGTGGGTGGACGGCCGGCGCGGGGAGGCGGACGTCGAGCGGCTGGCGCGGCGGCTGGGCGCGACGGGGATCAAGGACGTGTACGTCCATTCCGGACCTTTCGCTGAGGACGGCCGCCTCGATCCCGCCAAGTACCCTAACGCCCGAAATTTCGTCCAGTGGATGCATAAGTATCTGCCGAACGTCCGCGTCTCCGCCTGGCTCGGCCAATCCGTCGAGAACGCCCTCGACCTCGACGACCCCACGTCCCGCGACAACGTCCTGGCCGGCGTGGCCGCCGTCATGAAGCAGGGCTACGACGGCGTCCACTACAACTTCGAGCCCGTCGGCGACGGCGACACCGAGTTCCTCGACCTGCTCGACCGCACCCGGCGGCACACCGGGCTGCTGTCCACGTCGGTGCCCCAGATCGAGCCGTACCCCGGTCTGCGCCTGACCGCGCGGGCCGTGCTCGGCCACGACAAGTACTGGTCTCCGGGGTTCTTCCAGCAGGTCGCGGCCCGCGTGGACCAGGTCGCCGTCATGACGTACGACTCCGGCACCCCCGCGCGGTCCCTCTACGGCGGGCATGTCGCCCGCCAGGCGGAACTGGCCCTGGACCTGACGCCGGCGGGCACGCACCTGCTCATCGGCGCGCCCGCCTACCACGACCATGGCCTGCCCTGGCTGGACGCGGCCGAGAGCGTCGCCGCCGCCGCCGAGGGCGCCCGCCTGGCGCTGACCGGGCACGGCCCGCGCGAACGCTTCGGCCTGGCCCTGTACGTGGACTTCGCCGCCACGGAGGAGGACTGGCGGGAGTACATGACCGGCTGGATGGCCGTACACTCGTAG
- the lepA gene encoding translation elongation factor 4 — MEDCLTSTLSKRTSVRTQPGQTDPALIRNFCIIAHIDHGKSTLADRMLQITGVVDDRSMRAQYLDRMDIERERGITIKSQAVRLPWDGHVLNMIDTPGHVDFTYEVSRSLQACEGAILLVDAAQGIEAQTLANLYLAMNADLNIIPVLNKIDLPAAQPEKFAEELAGLIGCDPSDVLRVSGKTGEGVRELLDHVVQTIPAPVGDADAAARALIFDSVYDTYRGVVTYVRVVDGHLGKRERILMMSTSATHETLEIGVISPEPKPADLGLGVGEVGYLITGVKDVRQSRVGDTVTSAGKPARAMLAGYEHPKPMVFSGLYPIDGDEYPELREALDKLQLNDAALVYEPETSAALGFGFRVGFLGLLHMEIVRERLEREFGLSLISTAPNVIYRVVMEDGKEFTVTNPSEFPAGGKIATVHEPVTKSTILAPSEFIGAIMEICQGRRGQLLGMDYLSEDRVEIRYTLPLGEIIFDFFDQLKSRTRGYASLDYEPAGEQEADLVKVDILLQGEPVDAFSAIVHKDKAYTYGVDMAKKLRELIPRQQFEVPIQAAIGARVIARENIRAIRKDVLAKCYGGDISRKRKLLEKQKEGKKRMKMVGRVEVPQEAFVAALSTESSSDKPKK; from the coding sequence ATGGAAGACTGCTTGACCTCAACCCTGTCGAAACGGACTTCGGTGCGCACTCAGCCTGGCCAGACCGACCCCGCGTTGATCCGCAACTTCTGCATCATCGCGCACATCGACCATGGCAAGTCGACCCTTGCCGACCGGATGCTGCAGATCACCGGGGTGGTCGACGACCGCTCCATGCGCGCCCAATACCTCGACCGGATGGACATCGAGCGCGAGCGCGGCATCACCATCAAGTCGCAGGCGGTCCGCCTGCCGTGGGACGGCCACGTGCTCAACATGATCGACACGCCGGGTCACGTCGACTTCACCTACGAGGTCTCCCGGTCGCTCCAGGCGTGCGAGGGCGCGATCCTGCTGGTCGACGCGGCCCAGGGCATCGAGGCGCAGACGCTGGCCAACCTCTACCTGGCCATGAACGCCGACCTGAACATCATCCCGGTGCTCAACAAGATCGACCTGCCCGCCGCGCAGCCGGAGAAGTTCGCCGAGGAGCTGGCCGGGCTCATCGGCTGCGACCCGTCCGACGTGCTCAGGGTCTCGGGCAAGACCGGCGAGGGCGTGCGCGAGCTGCTCGACCACGTGGTGCAGACCATCCCCGCGCCCGTCGGCGACGCCGACGCCGCCGCGCGGGCGCTCATCTTCGACTCCGTCTACGACACCTACCGCGGCGTGGTCACCTACGTCCGGGTCGTGGACGGCCACCTGGGCAAGCGCGAGCGCATCCTCATGATGTCGACCAGCGCCACCCACGAGACGCTGGAGATCGGCGTCATCTCGCCCGAGCCCAAGCCCGCCGACCTCGGCCTCGGCGTCGGCGAGGTGGGCTACCTCATCACCGGCGTCAAGGACGTCCGTCAGTCGCGGGTCGGCGACACCGTCACCTCCGCCGGCAAGCCCGCCCGCGCCATGCTGGCCGGCTACGAGCACCCGAAGCCGATGGTGTTCTCCGGCCTCTATCCGATCGACGGCGACGAATACCCCGAGCTGCGCGAGGCGCTCGACAAGCTCCAGCTCAACGACGCCGCGCTGGTCTACGAGCCGGAGACCTCCGCCGCGCTCGGGTTCGGCTTCCGCGTCGGCTTCCTCGGGCTGCTCCACATGGAGATCGTGCGCGAGCGGCTGGAGCGCGAGTTCGGCCTGTCGCTCATCTCCACCGCGCCCAACGTGATCTACCGGGTCGTCATGGAGGACGGCAAGGAGTTCACCGTCACCAACCCGTCGGAGTTCCCGGCCGGCGGCAAGATCGCGACCGTCCACGAGCCGGTCACCAAGTCCACGATCCTGGCGCCGTCCGAGTTCATCGGCGCGATCATGGAGATCTGCCAGGGGCGGCGCGGCCAGCTCCTCGGCATGGACTACCTGTCGGAGGACCGCGTCGAGATCCGCTACACGCTGCCCCTCGGCGAGATCATCTTCGACTTCTTCGACCAGCTCAAGTCCCGCACCCGCGGCTACGCCTCGCTCGACTACGAGCCGGCCGGTGAGCAGGAGGCCGACCTCGTCAAGGTGGACATCCTGCTCCAGGGCGAGCCGGTCGACGCCTTCAGCGCGATCGTCCACAAGGACAAGGCCTACACCTACGGCGTCGACATGGCCAAGAAGCTGCGCGAGCTGATCCCGAGGCAGCAGTTCGAGGTGCCGATCCAGGCCGCCATCGGCGCCCGGGTCATCGCCCGCGAGAACATCCGCGCCATCCGCAAGGACGTCCTCGCCAAGTGCTACGGCGGTGACATCTCCCGTAAGCGCAAGCTGCTGGAGAAGCAGAAGGAAGGCAAGAAGCGGATGAAGATGGTCGGCCGCGTCGAGGTGCCGCAGGAGGCCTTCGTCGCCGCGCTGTCCACCGAGTCCAGCTCCGACAAGCCGAAGAAGTAG
- a CDS encoding acyl-CoA thioesterase encodes MTFSVRVAVRGYELDTQGHLNNVVYHQYGDHARWECLRAAGIEIREMLAAGVGPVTLENTIRFRRELRGGDEVDVTCAFEWGEGKTFRIRQEFLRVRDSALAAELTGVGGLMDLRERRLLDEPGARWRALARAPEVLNL; translated from the coding sequence ATGACCTTCTCCGTCCGCGTCGCGGTACGCGGCTACGAGCTCGACACGCAGGGCCATCTCAACAACGTCGTCTACCACCAGTACGGCGACCACGCCCGCTGGGAGTGCCTGCGCGCCGCGGGCATCGAGATCCGCGAGATGCTCGCCGCCGGCGTCGGCCCGGTCACCCTGGAGAACACCATCCGCTTCCGCCGCGAGCTGCGCGGCGGCGACGAGGTGGACGTGACGTGCGCGTTCGAGTGGGGCGAGGGGAAGACGTTCCGCATCAGGCAGGAGTTCCTGCGGGTGCGGGACAGCGCCCTGGCCGCCGAGCTGACCGGCGTCGGCGGCCTCATGGACCTGCGCGAGCGCCGCCTGCTCGACGAGCCGGGTGCGCGCTGGCGGGCCCTCGCCCGCGCGCCCGAGGTGCTGAACCTCTGA
- a CDS encoding GNAT family N-acetyltransferase, producing MLLSRVTADDLEAVHELHSDPRTSVYNPAGPSPDLESSRAMLDLWLSDWDERGLGYWAARPLESPDLIGVGGLRHAVVDGAEVLNLYYRFHPMAWGHGYAVELARAALRVGGPLGTVVAVIRDVNARSLRVAERAGMRRDRAIPYGGVPSYVYVALPARST from the coding sequence ATGCTCCTATCTCGCGTCACGGCCGACGACCTGGAGGCCGTGCACGAGCTTCACTCCGATCCGCGTACGAGCGTGTACAACCCGGCAGGTCCGTCCCCGGACCTGGAGTCCAGCCGCGCGATGCTGGATCTGTGGCTGTCCGACTGGGACGAGCGCGGCCTCGGCTACTGGGCCGCCCGGCCGCTCGAGTCGCCGGACCTCATCGGTGTCGGCGGCCTCCGCCACGCCGTGGTGGACGGCGCCGAAGTGCTCAACCTCTACTACCGATTCCATCCGATGGCCTGGGGCCACGGGTACGCCGTCGAGCTGGCCCGAGCGGCGCTGCGCGTCGGCGGCCCGCTCGGGACGGTCGTCGCGGTCATCCGCGACGTCAACGCGCGCTCGCTCCGGGTGGCCGAACGCGCGGGCATGCGCAGGGACCGCGCGATCCCGTACGGGGGCGTGCCCAGCTACGTCTACGTCGCCTTGCCCGCCCGCAGCACGTAG